A window of Sphingobacterium sp. SRCM116780 contains these coding sequences:
- a CDS encoding M14 family zinc carboxypeptidase, with translation MKQILILMAFIFSETTISAQTMNLNKKDFDEAYSSYKEQLLQQRRFKHSTIIQLINKHQAAQVLQVKQIGESVQKRSIYELTYGMGKKKVMLWSQMHGDEPTATMALFDLFNFLSGTHDEFDAVRDLLKSTLEVHFIPMLNPDGAEVYTRRNAQHIDLNRDARDIATPEGKLLRSRAETVKPQFAFNLHDQNIYYNVPGTKTPVTISLLAPAYNWERDVNDVRGNAMKLIAGMNKILQDYIPNAVAKYDDEHSPRAFGDSFQKWGASTILIESGAFAGDAEKQEIRKLNFILILNSLLQIAQDSYQQFSIEDYHQIPFNASQLHDVVLRHVSTVSQNLPLQVDIVIRRDEITVDQDYYVKGYIEDIGDLHDFYGYTDLDLTGFELVEAKIYETVFKNFDALKTINFKDLLKQGYAAVKIAESELTTLHNFPMQILYKGKWQPFGSLNLGQEANFFLKKDNKIQYAIINGYVIDLNKDLSLDLKQAVH, from the coding sequence ATGAAACAGATTCTCATCCTAATGGCCTTTATATTTTCAGAAACAACAATTTCTGCACAAACAATGAATTTGAATAAAAAAGATTTTGATGAAGCATATTCATCCTACAAAGAACAACTACTACAGCAGCGTCGATTTAAACACAGTACGATCATTCAGCTAATCAATAAACATCAGGCAGCTCAAGTTTTACAAGTGAAGCAAATTGGTGAATCTGTTCAAAAACGTTCGATTTACGAACTTACCTATGGAATGGGTAAGAAGAAAGTGATGCTTTGGTCACAAATGCATGGAGATGAGCCTACAGCAACGATGGCACTCTTTGACTTGTTTAATTTTTTATCAGGTACACATGATGAATTTGATGCGGTAAGAGACCTGTTAAAATCAACGTTAGAAGTTCACTTCATCCCAATGTTAAATCCCGATGGGGCAGAAGTGTACACGAGAAGAAATGCGCAACATATCGACTTAAATAGAGACGCTCGTGATATTGCAACTCCAGAAGGAAAACTTTTAAGATCTCGAGCGGAAACTGTAAAGCCTCAATTTGCGTTTAATCTACACGATCAAAATATTTACTATAATGTTCCAGGAACTAAAACTCCTGTAACGATATCTTTATTAGCTCCAGCCTATAATTGGGAGCGAGATGTTAATGATGTTCGTGGAAATGCGATGAAATTAATTGCTGGTATGAACAAAATCCTACAAGATTATATTCCAAATGCTGTTGCCAAATACGATGATGAACATTCACCTCGAGCATTTGGCGATAGTTTTCAAAAATGGGGAGCAAGCACTATATTGATAGAATCAGGTGCTTTTGCAGGAGATGCGGAGAAACAGGAAATCCGAAAATTGAATTTTATTTTGATATTAAATTCTTTACTTCAAATTGCTCAGGATAGTTACCAACAATTCTCCATTGAGGATTATCATCAGATTCCATTCAATGCATCCCAATTGCATGATGTGGTTTTGCGTCATGTGTCGACGGTTTCCCAAAACTTACCCCTGCAAGTTGATATTGTGATACGTCGAGATGAAATTACGGTTGATCAAGATTATTATGTGAAGGGATATATTGAAGATATAGGAGACTTACATGATTTTTATGGTTATACGGATCTAGATCTAACAGGATTTGAACTGGTAGAAGCTAAGATCTATGAAACCGTGTTTAAAAATTTTGATGCTTTAAAAACAATTAATTTTAAAGATTTACTAAAACAAGGCTATGCGGCTGTGAAAATTGCAGAATCAGAATTAACAACTTTGCATAATTTTCCTATGCAAATCTTATATAAAGGAAAATGGCAACCGTTTGGCTCCCTAAATCTCGGTCAGGAAGCAAATTTCTTCTTAAAAAAAGACAATAAGATTCAATATGCCATCATCAACGGTTATGTCATAGATTTAAATAAAGATCTTTCATTAGATTTAAAACAAGCGGTACATTAA
- a CDS encoding glycoside hydrolase domain-containing protein: MFKSLTILSATVLLTTFVSQAQHIYPPQKQLWDADKLGNQRAVVRVDKNEKQVTAIIPWKNRNVSVDQKILLVDSATQKIFEPSQYIHISPESGTIQFDAISGNGIYYIYYLPYEVGGRSKFYPDAIYLKQDKKNNTIAKSTKATAKFLRLESVDQFNKYDEMDRIATDKELAAFLKKNASKSYFIFPENRDFQIKMTDYLPQRWMKSTAEGNLLKAKSDKGELVAFQFGLYADKQDLEDVKISFSDLKSTTGATISSNSITCINTEGTSYAGKPISFTVYVPKGKVQALWCGAEIPSDIAAGTYHGKATIKPKNAPERQIPIEIEVSNQIAKNKGFDEPWKLTRLSWLNSTLAQENTVIAPYLPLKLSDDNRIDILGRQVTLGKDGLPAQIQTFFAEDMLSLQTEGNDLLTEPIHFHFNEKSGKDISFTYKALQFDKKEEGLYAWHTDGTSDALQLHVKGSLEFDGFMDYSVQVIATKDIDLADVQFHLPMQPKNAKYFMGLGEKGGLRKEQIAWKWDVKNKSQDGGWIGSVNAGVQFSLRDEQYSRPLNTNFYLQKPLLLPKSWGNKDQGGITIAEKGKAILVNSYTGGRTMKAGDTLYYNFHLMITPFHTLNTDWQWNNRFFHAYKPIEEVKNSGANLINLHHGSLVNPYINYPFVATNEMKAYIDSAHQSGLKVKIYNTVREVSNRMYELYPLRSLGHEVFSSGKGQGYSWLQEHVGKDYIAAWFVPEFKDAAIINSGMNRWHNYYVEGMNWLVDNIGIDGIYLDDVAFDRVTMKRIKRVMTKNGHPGIIDLHSANQYNKSDGFNNSGNLYLEHFPYINRLWFGEYFDYENSKPDFYLTEVSGIPFGLMGEMLQDGGNPWRGMIYGMTNRYPWEGARDTRDIWRIWDEFGIQQAKMIGYWVENNPVKTDQADVLTTVYQKQGSTMIALASWASGDTQAKLIIDWNKLGLDPKKAILHAPSIKNVQEMKTFNVNEPITIEKGKGWILILK; this comes from the coding sequence ATGTTTAAATCATTGACAATTTTAAGTGCAACAGTATTGTTGACTACTTTCGTGAGTCAGGCACAACATATCTACCCACCTCAAAAGCAATTATGGGATGCCGATAAATTAGGAAATCAAAGAGCAGTCGTTCGAGTTGATAAAAACGAGAAGCAGGTGACGGCGATTATTCCTTGGAAAAATCGAAATGTCTCTGTTGATCAAAAAATTTTATTAGTTGATAGTGCTACCCAAAAAATCTTTGAACCCTCACAATACATACATATTTCACCAGAGTCAGGCACCATTCAATTTGACGCCATCTCTGGAAATGGTATTTACTATATCTACTATTTACCTTATGAAGTCGGGGGGAGAAGTAAATTTTATCCTGATGCCATTTATCTGAAACAAGATAAGAAGAACAATACAATAGCAAAAAGTACAAAAGCAACCGCGAAATTCTTGCGATTGGAATCTGTAGATCAGTTCAACAAGTATGATGAAATGGATAGGATTGCAACGGACAAGGAGTTAGCTGCATTTTTGAAAAAAAATGCCTCAAAGTCTTACTTTATATTTCCAGAAAACCGTGATTTTCAAATTAAGATGACGGACTATTTACCGCAACGTTGGATGAAATCTACTGCAGAAGGAAATCTTTTAAAAGCAAAATCGGATAAAGGGGAGTTGGTCGCTTTTCAATTTGGATTGTATGCTGATAAACAAGATTTAGAAGATGTTAAAATTTCTTTCTCCGATTTAAAATCAACTACAGGAGCAACGATTTCATCAAATTCAATTACATGTATCAATACAGAAGGAACAAGTTATGCAGGCAAACCAATTTCTTTCACCGTTTATGTTCCCAAAGGTAAAGTTCAAGCCCTTTGGTGTGGTGCAGAAATACCATCGGACATTGCTGCTGGAACATATCATGGTAAAGCAACGATTAAACCTAAGAATGCACCTGAAAGACAGATCCCGATTGAAATTGAAGTAAGCAATCAAATTGCTAAAAATAAAGGATTCGACGAACCTTGGAAATTGACGCGTTTATCATGGTTGAATTCTACCCTAGCTCAAGAAAACACAGTTATAGCTCCCTATTTACCACTAAAACTTTCTGATGATAATCGCATTGATATCTTAGGAAGACAAGTTACTCTGGGTAAAGATGGCTTACCTGCACAAATTCAAACCTTCTTTGCAGAAGACATGTTGAGCTTACAAACAGAGGGCAACGATTTATTAACAGAACCTATTCATTTTCATTTTAATGAAAAATCTGGAAAAGATATTTCATTTACATATAAAGCTTTACAATTTGATAAGAAGGAAGAAGGACTTTATGCTTGGCATACGGATGGAACTTCGGATGCCTTGCAACTACATGTCAAAGGTTCGTTGGAGTTTGATGGATTTATGGACTATTCTGTACAAGTTATTGCGACAAAAGATATTGACTTAGCTGATGTGCAATTTCACCTACCTATGCAACCCAAGAATGCCAAATATTTTATGGGATTGGGTGAGAAAGGTGGTTTAAGGAAAGAGCAGATTGCATGGAAGTGGGATGTGAAAAATAAGAGTCAAGACGGGGGGTGGATAGGATCTGTAAATGCGGGCGTTCAGTTCTCTCTTCGAGACGAACAATATTCTCGACCATTAAACACCAATTTTTATCTTCAGAAACCATTGTTGCTTCCCAAATCTTGGGGTAACAAGGATCAAGGGGGAATTACGATTGCAGAAAAAGGAAAAGCAATTCTAGTCAATAGCTATACAGGAGGACGTACGATGAAGGCTGGTGATACACTGTATTACAACTTTCATTTGATGATTACCCCATTCCATACCTTGAATACAGATTGGCAATGGAATAATCGTTTCTTTCATGCATATAAACCAATAGAAGAGGTGAAAAATAGTGGAGCGAATTTGATTAACCTTCATCATGGAAGTTTGGTTAATCCCTACATTAATTATCCCTTTGTAGCAACAAATGAAATGAAAGCGTATATCGATTCTGCGCATCAGTCAGGGTTGAAAGTAAAAATCTATAACACGGTACGCGAGGTTTCAAATCGCATGTATGAACTGTATCCATTGCGTAGCTTAGGACATGAGGTTTTTTCTTCAGGAAAAGGACAGGGATATTCGTGGTTGCAAGAGCATGTTGGTAAAGATTATATTGCAGCTTGGTTTGTTCCTGAGTTTAAAGATGCCGCGATTATCAATAGTGGGATGAACCGTTGGCATAATTATTACGTAGAAGGAATGAATTGGTTAGTTGACAATATTGGTATTGATGGCATCTATCTGGATGATGTCGCATTTGATCGGGTAACGATGAAGCGTATCAAACGGGTGATGACTAAGAACGGTCATCCTGGTATCATTGATTTACATTCCGCAAATCAGTACAATAAGTCCGATGGATTTAATAATAGCGGCAATTTATATCTAGAACATTTTCCTTATATCAATCGCCTTTGGTTTGGTGAATATTTTGATTATGAAAACAGTAAACCTGATTTTTATTTGACCGAAGTAAGTGGTATTCCATTTGGCTTGATGGGAGAAATGCTGCAAGATGGAGGTAATCCTTGGCGTGGAATGATTTATGGCATGACCAATCGCTATCCTTGGGAAGGTGCTCGGGATACGCGAGATATCTGGCGTATCTGGGATGAATTTGGTATTCAACAGGCTAAAATGATTGGTTATTGGGTAGAAAACAACCCTGTTAAAACAGATCAAGCAGATGTATTGACGACCGTATATCAAAAGCAAGGAAGTACCATGATTGCATTGGCAAGCTGGGCGTCAGGAGATACGCAAGCAAAACTGATCATCGATTGGAATAAATTAGGTTTAGACCCTAAAAAAGCAATTTTACACGCTCCATCGATCAAAAATGTACAAGAAATGAAAACATTTAATGTCAATGAGCCGATTACCATAGAAAAAGGTAAAGGTTGGATCTTGATCTTAAAGTAA
- a CDS encoding GNAT family N-acetyltransferase, with protein sequence MDIRKTTVEDLDQVMATIDIARGLMRASGNTIQWTNGYPSREYIQSTIEIGENYVCTVQGEIVGTFCFSLERDPNYTLIEDGQWLNDEPYGVIHRLASNGKVKGVAMKCFQWCFEQCHNIRVDTHESNIPMQKVMQKLGYKRCGIIYVHDGTARLAFQKID encoded by the coding sequence ATGGATATTCGAAAAACAACAGTAGAAGATTTGGATCAAGTAATGGCAACTATTGATATTGCCCGAGGATTAATGCGCGCTAGTGGAAATACAATCCAATGGACAAATGGATATCCATCTCGGGAATATATCCAATCGACGATTGAAATAGGAGAGAACTATGTGTGCACAGTACAAGGGGAGATCGTCGGAACATTTTGTTTTTCCTTAGAGCGCGACCCTAACTACACCCTTATTGAAGATGGTCAATGGTTGAATGATGAACCTTACGGTGTCATTCACCGATTAGCATCCAACGGAAAAGTTAAAGGTGTAGCGATGAAATGTTTTCAATGGTGTTTTGAACAATGTCATAATATTCGTGTCGATACCCATGAAAGCAATATCCCCATGCAAAAGGTCATGCAGAAATTAGGATATAAACGCTGTGGTATTATTTACGTGCATGATGGAACTGCCCGTCTAGCCTTTCAAAAGATCGATTAA